A stretch of the Teretinema zuelzerae genome encodes the following:
- a CDS encoding HK97 family phage prohead protease, with protein sequence MAKRYELREYQAKIEIREQEGAAKVLTGVIPYLSRSENMGGFFEVIAPSAFAHTLNDGADVKCLIDHDRSKILGRVKNETLKLRSESDGLHFEVELANTSYANDLYENVRTGNITSISFGFYTLIDEWDTTVTPALRTLKDVKLIEISFVVFPAYPEAQAQARSKAFEDSGFEELEGLLLRAQNQSYQFSEDDKKTIVALQTALQSLTKRSENKIQEPKVAVIPETYYENLKKEIPR encoded by the coding sequence ATGGCAAAGAGATATGAACTGCGCGAATACCAGGCGAAAATTGAAATCCGGGAACAGGAAGGCGCTGCGAAAGTTCTTACGGGTGTGATTCCGTATCTTTCGCGTTCTGAAAATATGGGCGGTTTCTTTGAGGTAATCGCTCCAAGCGCATTCGCGCATACTCTGAATGATGGTGCGGACGTTAAATGTCTCATCGATCATGACCGGAGCAAAATTCTCGGCCGCGTAAAGAACGAGACCCTTAAGCTTCGATCTGAATCTGATGGACTCCATTTCGAAGTAGAACTGGCAAATACATCCTATGCAAACGATCTTTACGAGAACGTGAGAACCGGGAATATAACCAGTATCTCTTTCGGTTTTTATACGCTCATCGATGAATGGGATACCACCGTAACACCCGCCCTGAGAACGCTCAAGGATGTGAAACTGATCGAAATTTCTTTCGTCGTTTTTCCGGCTTATCCCGAAGCACAGGCGCAGGCCCGGTCGAAAGCCTTCGAAGACTCAGGATTCGAAGAACTAGAAGGACTCTTGCTTCGGGCGCAGAACCAATCGTATCAGTTTTCAGAAGATGATAAAAAAACCATAGTTGCTTTACAGACTGCGTTGCAGTCTTTAACTAAGAGGTCAGAGAACAAGATTCAGGAACCGAAAGTCGCCGTCATTCCGGAAACCTATTACGAGAACCTCAAAAAAGAGATTCCCAGATAA
- a CDS encoding tyrosine-type recombinase/integrase: MEYTLYERLVNGQTFFYFHYIDENGKRVRRSTGCSKRSDAKAFLARLEILEEQKRRNSERTLFLDYAEKFFDPKGPIVKRWNKHGKNPKNRTLANHHAYLKNYLIPWFGSSFLDSITAKALDLNLLDARTIGRNEKPSRPLSGSAKNSIKDTLMIILREAHFDGLIPSVPTFVTYARNSKRQNTLTEQELQRLFPFAPEEFGKVWETDSDEGDPIPGRCFATLSAIAVSCGLRSGESLALSMDQIVPGKGLIIDRALDEKGKTDHVKKGSAADPRIRVVPMSVYTMSILTRWIELRGDHPGLLFTYRGHSISSGYLLKRFRAAMKKAGIDLSGRRITFHGLRYTYNTRMKNAIPREMLRDIIGHKTDSMTDHYDRPVLEERLDEYRDKVLPAVNGFWKLG, from the coding sequence ATGGAATACACCCTGTACGAGCGTTTGGTAAATGGCCAAACGTTTTTTTATTTCCACTACATCGATGAGAACGGGAAGCGCGTCCGCCGGTCAACCGGCTGTTCAAAAAGGTCTGACGCAAAGGCTTTTCTGGCGCGTCTTGAAATTCTTGAAGAACAAAAGAGGCGGAATTCGGAAAGAACCTTGTTCCTGGATTACGCTGAAAAGTTCTTTGATCCGAAAGGTCCTATCGTGAAGCGGTGGAATAAACATGGGAAGAATCCCAAAAACCGCACGCTGGCCAATCATCATGCCTACCTGAAAAACTATCTCATTCCGTGGTTTGGAAGCTCGTTCCTGGACTCTATCACGGCGAAGGCTCTTGATCTTAATCTGCTCGACGCCCGGACAATCGGACGAAACGAGAAGCCGTCCAGGCCGCTATCAGGATCTGCGAAGAACTCCATAAAAGACACCCTTATGATTATTCTCAGGGAAGCCCATTTCGACGGCTTGATTCCTTCTGTCCCGACATTCGTTACATATGCCCGCAATTCGAAGCGACAGAACACCCTTACCGAACAGGAATTACAACGATTATTCCCGTTTGCTCCGGAGGAATTCGGGAAAGTCTGGGAAACCGATAGCGACGAAGGGGACCCCATTCCGGGGCGGTGTTTTGCGACACTCTCGGCGATCGCGGTATCCTGCGGTCTCAGATCCGGCGAATCACTGGCTCTTTCCATGGATCAGATCGTTCCGGGGAAGGGGCTGATTATTGACCGCGCCCTGGATGAAAAGGGAAAAACCGATCATGTTAAGAAGGGAAGCGCCGCTGATCCACGTATCCGGGTTGTTCCGATGTCGGTATATACAATGAGCATTTTGACGCGCTGGATAGAGCTCCGGGGCGATCACCCGGGGTTATTGTTCACCTACCGCGGGCATAGTATTTCATCAGGGTATCTTTTGAAGCGGTTTCGCGCGGCGATGAAAAAAGCCGGAATCGATCTTTCCGGCCGGCGGATAACCTTCCACGGACTTCGGTATACCTATAACACCAGGATGAAAAACGCGATCCCGCGCGAAATGCTCCGGGATATCATCGGTCATAAAACCGACAGCATGACGGACCACTATGACCGCCCTGTCCTTGAAGAACGCCTGGACGAATACCGGGATAAAGTCCTGCCTGCGGTGAATGGATTCTGGAAGTTGGGATAA
- a CDS encoding P27 family phage terminase small subunit, with protein sequence MAPPRKTIQELKETGNYRPSRQGKRTEVQGTASDKIVISIPKSYDKVTAAEFKRVAGFLKKNGVLTVMDLTSLYEAFNVYAENQRVYTVLKETPVTSEIYKRLSTLYSTGVKTFNQIIKQFGAVPSERTKVSDLMNKKKVEKKNPLLEALKND encoded by the coding sequence TTGGCACCACCAAGGAAGACCATTCAGGAATTGAAAGAAACTGGAAATTACCGGCCTTCCCGGCAAGGGAAACGTACAGAGGTTCAAGGAACCGCATCTGACAAGATCGTCATTTCTATCCCGAAATCTTATGACAAAGTTACTGCTGCAGAGTTCAAAAGAGTCGCAGGTTTTTTGAAGAAGAACGGAGTCCTGACGGTAATGGACTTAACTTCTCTCTATGAGGCGTTTAATGTCTATGCGGAAAATCAACGAGTGTATACGGTTCTGAAGGAAACGCCCGTTACATCTGAAATTTACAAACGTCTTTCCACTCTTTATTCCACAGGTGTGAAAACATTTAATCAGATCATCAAGCAGTTCGGTGCTGTACCCTCAGAGAGGACGAAGGTGTCTGATTTGATGAATAAGAAAAAAGTTGAAAAAAAGAATCCGTTGCTTGAAGCGTTGAAGAATGACTGA
- a CDS encoding phage tail tube protein, with protein sequence MNINGIDTTLQIGKESVWGTKVPATQNINFLSESFKMEPEFIEEDSVIGSISARDKDIAAFNVSGGYDSILKPENAVSFFALALGLQAAPVSHDGATVAKDHVITPVGANVALPSFTAIVDRKLHVKAYAGCQVGTFEISAKSKDYIRTKVTAICKSEETGTITTLPKPSKKAYKFVNGVCAIDGTPFADVTNVVFSGNNAATVGDHTLGSGLLPSEGGHGIREYSVTLDTKFNAAANSLIETKYKTGDTVEVELTFESPEEIEAGIKHQFEISLPAVLINGGLPNINGKEDLTVSITGVALEKDGVSPCTVTVVSDIATIF encoded by the coding sequence ATGAATATTAACGGTATAGATACAACCCTGCAAATCGGAAAAGAGTCTGTCTGGGGTACCAAGGTTCCGGCAACCCAGAACATCAATTTTCTGTCTGAGTCGTTCAAGATGGAACCGGAATTCATCGAAGAAGATTCTGTGATAGGCTCGATTTCCGCGCGCGATAAGGATATCGCGGCTTTCAATGTTTCTGGCGGATACGACTCGATTTTGAAACCAGAGAACGCAGTTTCTTTTTTCGCCTTGGCCCTTGGGTTACAGGCCGCTCCGGTTTCCCATGACGGCGCGACCGTAGCGAAAGACCATGTTATTACTCCAGTCGGGGCGAATGTCGCGCTGCCGAGTTTTACAGCAATTGTTGACCGTAAGCTCCATGTCAAAGCCTATGCCGGATGTCAGGTCGGCACCTTTGAGATTTCTGCAAAGTCGAAGGATTACATCAGAACAAAGGTAACGGCAATTTGCAAATCGGAAGAAACCGGGACAATTACGACCCTTCCGAAACCTTCGAAGAAAGCGTACAAATTCGTTAACGGTGTTTGTGCGATTGATGGGACACCCTTCGCCGATGTAACGAATGTTGTCTTTTCAGGGAACAATGCCGCGACTGTCGGAGATCATACCCTTGGTTCCGGCTTGCTTCCTTCCGAAGGTGGTCATGGGATCCGGGAGTATTCGGTCACTCTTGATACGAAGTTCAACGCGGCCGCGAATTCGCTAATCGAGACGAAGTATAAAACCGGCGACACGGTAGAAGTCGAGTTGACCTTTGAAAGCCCGGAGGAGATAGAAGCTGGTATAAAACACCAGTTTGAAATTTCGCTTCCTGCCGTGTTGATTAACGGCGGTCTTCCGAACATCAATGGGAAAGAAGATCTTACTGTATCTATAACCGGTGTGGCTTTGGAAAAAGATGGCGTTTCCCCGTGTACGGTGACTGTCGTTTCCGACATCGCAACCATCTTTTA
- a CDS encoding phage major capsid protein: MNKKKLEELRKANDALLDQIKKENRELTPAEKELFEARNEVLAFHSEEPPAQPTEKRSDPAAPQAPETRSAPPAPGVAGIVVAETRALELAAVEMKEEAESRAIATALLEKRAVAVGANGDSQFSNRVFEIPGDLTNILNAITMETNAAPNTKFPLFSPNLDNVKRVSEDGTGSTVSTTAFTPVVVTPAPYLAFVPVSDSFLKQNPGGAVAKLAPMFNKQFLRKMAKEIVFGTGSGEMLGVFKDTGITANATTAAPGGPKIVDITALIAKLTGKFLRSELSIVINPIFWGAIMAEDIYHTHVTFQNGIFAFDGVKIFENDNAPTTLTAGSKVAVIGNFTDYGVAVAQNVELRMINPVAGSLNSNLQGVSYFDGKAIVTDSFAYLKTGAQT; encoded by the coding sequence ATGAACAAGAAAAAACTTGAAGAACTCCGGAAGGCGAATGACGCGCTTCTTGATCAGATCAAGAAAGAAAACCGAGAACTTACGCCGGCTGAAAAAGAACTCTTCGAAGCCAGAAACGAAGTTCTCGCGTTCCACTCCGAAGAGCCTCCGGCCCAGCCAACCGAAAAGCGATCAGACCCCGCGGCCCCGCAGGCGCCGGAAACTCGTTCGGCCCCCCCGGCGCCAGGCGTTGCCGGAATAGTCGTCGCCGAAACCAGGGCGCTTGAGCTGGCTGCCGTGGAGATGAAAGAAGAGGCCGAGTCCCGGGCAATTGCTACGGCGTTGCTTGAGAAACGCGCGGTCGCTGTAGGAGCAAATGGAGACAGCCAGTTTTCCAACAGGGTGTTCGAAATACCCGGCGATCTCACGAATATTCTCAACGCAATCACGATGGAGACAAATGCCGCTCCGAATACGAAGTTCCCTCTGTTCTCGCCGAACCTGGACAACGTAAAGCGGGTTTCCGAAGATGGTACTGGATCAACCGTATCAACTACGGCGTTTACTCCTGTCGTGGTTACTCCGGCGCCGTACCTCGCCTTTGTACCTGTTTCTGACAGCTTCTTGAAGCAGAACCCCGGCGGAGCTGTCGCCAAGCTTGCCCCGATGTTCAACAAACAATTCCTTCGCAAGATGGCAAAAGAAATCGTTTTCGGAACCGGAAGCGGCGAAATGCTTGGCGTTTTCAAGGATACCGGGATAACCGCAAACGCTACTACCGCGGCGCCGGGAGGCCCGAAGATCGTGGATATCACCGCACTCATCGCAAAGCTGACCGGAAAATTCCTCCGTTCAGAATTGTCCATCGTGATAAATCCCATTTTCTGGGGCGCGATCATGGCTGAGGATATTTATCACACTCATGTGACTTTCCAGAATGGAATATTCGCTTTCGATGGTGTGAAGATATTCGAGAACGACAATGCCCCGACCACTCTTACCGCTGGAAGCAAGGTCGCGGTAATTGGTAACTTCACTGATTACGGCGTTGCGGTTGCTCAGAACGTCGAGCTCCGGATGATCAACCCGGTAGCCGGAAGCCTGAATAGCAACCTGCAGGGCGTTTCCTACTTCGATGGGAAAGCAATTGTCACCGATTCCTTCGCGTATCTGAAGACCGGAGCGCAGACCTGA
- a CDS encoding phage antirepressor KilAC domain-containing protein, whose product MTNFVPPAEGYAGDLFSGEQRKPYLGSTSEDESGNVPCVVEHEKTTDTPRKPLELVSLADAAKPFPVDARMLWEALESNRKFTDWMEYQIERNNFQQGIDFFTKLGKTPAGKTGRPSTDYSLTIDAAKHIALMTNTSAGKAVREHFISIENAWNTPEMVMVRGLQAAQEVIRKQAERIASLADDARVARTIAIAEGLKTITEVAKINGIGPRKLFEMLSGRKILYRLRGNWIPHQEYIDLGYFVVKERTYGDEESAHLSSQTYVTGKGEVWLAKRMFPAPAGVQS is encoded by the coding sequence ATGACGAATTTTGTTCCCCCGGCGGAAGGCTATGCCGGAGACCTGTTTTCCGGAGAGCAACGGAAACCGTACCTCGGAAGTACTTCCGAGGATGAGTCAGGCAACGTTCCCTGTGTTGTAGAACACGAAAAAACAACAGACACACCCCGGAAGCCCCTTGAACTTGTATCCCTTGCTGATGCCGCCAAACCGTTTCCGGTGGATGCCCGGATGCTCTGGGAAGCCCTTGAGAGCAACCGAAAGTTTACCGACTGGATGGAATACCAGATCGAGCGCAACAATTTCCAGCAGGGCATCGACTTTTTCACAAAATTGGGAAAAACTCCCGCAGGGAAAACCGGCCGCCCAAGCACCGATTATTCCCTCACTATAGACGCCGCCAAGCACATCGCCCTGATGACCAACACGAGCGCCGGAAAGGCCGTCCGGGAGCACTTTATTTCCATCGAAAACGCCTGGAACACGCCTGAAATGGTAATGGTCCGGGGCCTGCAGGCCGCGCAGGAGGTTATCCGGAAGCAGGCGGAACGGATTGCTTCCCTTGCCGACGATGCCCGCGTCGCCAGAACGATCGCGATAGCGGAAGGACTCAAAACCATTACCGAAGTCGCGAAGATCAACGGAATCGGGCCACGGAAGCTCTTTGAGATGCTTTCCGGCCGGAAAATCCTGTATCGTCTCCGGGGCAACTGGATCCCTCACCAGGAATACATCGATCTTGGGTATTTCGTGGTAAAGGAACGCACCTACGGCGATGAGGAAAGCGCACATCTTTCTTCCCAGACCTACGTTACCGGCAAGGGTGAAGTATGGCTTGCTAAACGGATGTTCCCGGCGCCCGCGGGGGTACAGTCATGA
- a CDS encoding phage portal protein, with protein MKIFGWNITKETRSSKTDFYYPLLNFGSPSLYTSNIANPTVSAAINLIAGTIAKLPIVLYFKKNDDSRVRATWHPLFTLLKRKPNGEESVFTFIYRLIRYLLENGNAFIFKAQDGSGNIIELRFLNPVYVNVTRDKTGRKIFLYAGTEYTAEQILHIPSLHYDGLVGHSPMEAAKYAVEVGNTLDEFAKNSIGNGINTGLLIDTTEYLNQYGEDEDKTTTALNNIGRYYANHGTGPANAGKALVMLPKTKGTPVDISSNRDAQLNESREMQVKEIAKVFNLPLPLLTGTGTEDLEKTNQLFLSYTLSPWIRLIDTYLNQLLTPYEEERYYFETSTDPILTVSMSAKYTAYRAAIEGGIYSVNEIRAKENMPALDEAYAGNVHFIPVNIMPLTDDNVRAVLAQSKLALQKSAAESKHNKSGDDKS; from the coding sequence ATGAAAATATTCGGATGGAACATAACGAAGGAAACCCGTAGTAGTAAAACAGATTTTTATTATCCGCTTTTAAATTTTGGTAGCCCTTCGCTGTATACTTCAAATATTGCAAATCCAACTGTTTCGGCTGCTATAAATCTCATTGCCGGAACAATCGCAAAGCTTCCGATTGTTCTGTATTTTAAAAAAAATGATGATAGCCGTGTCCGCGCAACCTGGCATCCTCTTTTTACGTTACTGAAAAGGAAGCCGAACGGAGAAGAAAGTGTTTTCACCTTTATATACCGCCTGATCAGGTATTTGCTTGAAAATGGAAATGCGTTCATCTTTAAAGCTCAGGATGGTTCAGGAAATATTATCGAATTACGATTCCTCAATCCCGTTTATGTGAACGTCACTCGTGATAAAACAGGAAGAAAGATTTTCTTATATGCCGGCACTGAATATACAGCTGAACAAATCCTTCATATCCCCTCATTACATTACGATGGACTTGTCGGACACTCGCCTATGGAAGCGGCGAAATATGCCGTTGAAGTTGGTAATACCCTTGACGAATTTGCAAAGAATTCAATCGGAAACGGAATTAATACAGGGCTGTTAATCGACACAACGGAGTATCTTAACCAATATGGGGAGGATGAAGATAAAACAACGACCGCCTTGAACAACATCGGGCGGTACTATGCAAATCATGGCACTGGACCTGCTAACGCAGGGAAGGCCCTCGTAATGCTCCCAAAAACGAAGGGAACGCCAGTGGATATATCAAGCAACCGAGACGCTCAGTTGAATGAGTCTCGTGAAATGCAGGTTAAAGAAATCGCTAAGGTTTTCAATTTGCCGCTTCCACTTTTAACCGGGACCGGAACCGAAGACCTTGAAAAAACAAATCAGCTTTTCCTTTCGTACACACTTTCCCCCTGGATCAGGCTCATCGATACATACCTGAATCAACTTCTCACGCCTTACGAAGAAGAGCGGTATTATTTTGAGACTTCGACCGATCCAATCCTGACCGTCTCAATGTCGGCAAAATATACAGCTTATCGTGCCGCGATTGAGGGCGGTATTTATTCTGTTAACGAAATCCGCGCGAAAGAAAACATGCCGGCCTTGGATGAAGCATATGCTGGTAACGTTCATTTTATACCGGTCAATATTATGCCGCTCACGGATGATAATGTTCGGGCGGTTCTCGCACAGTCAAAACTTGCTCTTCAAAAGTCGGCGGCAGAATCCAAGCATAATAAAAGCGGAGATGATAAATCCTGA
- a CDS encoding beta-sandwich lipoprotein, which translates to MKKAIIAIMAVFLVAVFTGCSDASVARANLETAEQNFQVYRRVVFYNGITGEYILTIEGNLAVTVDTDGDLVVTVKTEDGQYLKHYLGLSDNVTYFSEALRPNDVSVKGYKVIFKPSVIVPTIEVK; encoded by the coding sequence ATGAAGAAAGCAATTATCGCAATCATGGCTGTTTTTCTGGTGGCAGTATTCACCGGATGCTCGGATGCTTCAGTCGCGCGGGCTAATCTTGAAACCGCCGAGCAGAACTTTCAGGTATATCGCCGTGTCGTTTTCTATAACGGCATAACCGGCGAGTATATTCTCACCATCGAAGGCAATCTCGCGGTCACGGTCGATACCGATGGTGATCTCGTCGTAACGGTAAAAACCGAAGACGGCCAATACCTCAAGCACTATCTTGGTCTTTCGGACAACGTGACGTATTTTTCTGAAGCGTTGAGGCCGAATGATGTTTCAGTGAAAGGCTACAAGGTTATTTTCAAGCCGTCTGTTATCGTTCCGACTATCGAAGTCAAGTAA
- a CDS encoding phage replication initiation protein, NGO0469 family: MIIRTDNMESTEYPETETLSRLYKVFDLGYQPGIEGPQHEVAFLFELDAVTGDGKPMTITKRFTASMHPKANLRRFIESWRGRPFTDEEVKVFDTAPLESKYAYLTLTKKKSTKTGKDWTDIFQLRRKPKEDPPFPKRLQDGFIPDWIKTAIEKQIKNPAQGMQGGSADEPFMDF; the protein is encoded by the coding sequence ATGATAATTCGGACGGATAATATGGAATCGACGGAATATCCGGAAACTGAAACCCTTTCGAGGCTGTATAAGGTATTCGACCTTGGGTATCAACCAGGCATCGAAGGACCTCAGCACGAAGTTGCTTTTTTATTTGAATTAGACGCCGTGACGGGCGACGGAAAACCGATGACGATAACGAAACGATTCACCGCTTCAATGCATCCGAAAGCAAATCTGAGGCGGTTTATCGAATCATGGCGCGGCAGGCCTTTCACCGATGAGGAAGTAAAGGTATTCGACACCGCCCCCCTGGAAAGCAAATATGCCTACCTGACCTTAACGAAGAAAAAATCAACGAAAACCGGAAAGGATTGGACGGATATCTTCCAGCTCCGAAGGAAGCCGAAAGAAGATCCACCTTTCCCGAAACGACTGCAGGATGGCTTTATTCCCGACTGGATTAAAACAGCGATCGAGAAGCAGATTAAAAATCCTGCTCAAGGCATGCAGGGCGGTTCCGCGGATGAACCGTTTATGGATTTTTGA
- a CDS encoding terminase large subunit, with product MSVKRFLSDLERSKESDYPYYFDERRADKMIAFLELLKQFEGEFNNKFLVLSDWQCFIIANIVGWRLKIDPTSRRFLRAFIMVARKNGKSFLFSGFALENLLTEPGAQVCSFATTREQAQIILRNLKQIIAKNSDLEELLTVYRAEIQNKGSAGRFFCLSKESKFQDGMSISYGLADEVAAMRDSYLVDVVQSSMGSRRNPALVQITTAGYNFESPGYQEYEKSRKILTGALEDERFFTIIYQYDKEDRWDDPTCFIKANPNLNVSVKESFLLSQLQDAKNSGSKRAEFMTKHCNIFLKSFDSWITPEVLKKAEPDEVSKALDLTEYPCFGAIDLSIKNDFTAYTLCWFIPVLRRFILRHKFYIPDATVTQRFASDSKHIFDWIEKGFIKPCDGEMIDMENLYEDINDDLEKYNLRAIGVDPYRAQEISALYPDLVHKFSQSHLNMSGPISLFEREISRGNITDLDNNPVFKWMMSNAQCKTLPKNLLKLTKVNEDKTSGSRIDGVITSVMAVSLAAGNMPEETSAKTIINFDSLMF from the coding sequence TTGTCCGTTAAACGATTCCTTTCTGATCTTGAAAGGTCTAAGGAATCAGACTATCCGTATTATTTTGATGAGCGTCGCGCGGATAAAATGATCGCTTTCCTGGAACTATTAAAACAGTTTGAAGGCGAGTTCAATAATAAGTTCCTGGTATTGTCCGATTGGCAGTGTTTCATAATTGCAAATATCGTCGGATGGAGATTGAAAATCGATCCGACAAGCCGAAGATTTCTCCGGGCCTTCATCATGGTAGCACGTAAAAACGGAAAATCTTTTCTCTTTTCCGGATTTGCTCTTGAGAATCTTTTAACCGAACCAGGAGCCCAGGTATGTAGTTTTGCCACAACCAGAGAACAAGCTCAAATTATACTCCGAAATCTCAAGCAAATAATTGCTAAAAACTCTGACCTTGAAGAATTGCTTACTGTCTATCGAGCTGAAATCCAGAACAAGGGGAGCGCCGGGCGGTTCTTCTGCCTTTCGAAGGAATCAAAGTTTCAAGATGGAATGTCGATATCTTATGGACTTGCCGATGAAGTGGCCGCGATGCGGGATTCTTACCTTGTTGATGTCGTTCAGTCTTCAATGGGATCCCGGCGTAATCCTGCACTGGTACAAATAACAACCGCCGGTTATAACTTCGAATCCCCCGGTTACCAGGAGTATGAAAAGTCCAGAAAGATTTTAACCGGCGCTTTGGAAGATGAACGCTTTTTTACGATCATCTATCAATACGATAAAGAAGATCGATGGGACGACCCGACCTGTTTTATCAAGGCGAATCCAAATCTCAATGTTTCCGTAAAGGAGTCTTTTTTACTTTCTCAGCTACAGGATGCAAAAAACTCCGGATCCAAACGGGCCGAGTTTATGACCAAACACTGTAATATTTTCTTGAAATCGTTCGACTCATGGATTACTCCGGAAGTGTTAAAAAAAGCTGAGCCGGATGAAGTAAGCAAAGCTCTGGACTTAACGGAATATCCATGCTTCGGCGCTATCGACTTATCAATAAAAAACGACTTCACCGCGTATACGCTTTGCTGGTTTATCCCAGTACTTCGACGATTTATTTTACGACATAAGTTTTATATTCCAGATGCAACCGTAACCCAGCGATTCGCATCAGATTCGAAACATATATTTGACTGGATTGAAAAAGGATTTATAAAACCATGTGATGGTGAAATGATCGACATGGAAAACCTGTACGAAGACATCAACGACGATTTAGAAAAATACAATCTTCGCGCAATTGGTGTTGATCCGTATCGAGCACAAGAAATATCCGCCTTATATCCCGACCTGGTTCATAAGTTTTCGCAATCACACTTGAATATGAGCGGTCCTATTTCGCTTTTTGAAAGAGAAATATCCAGGGGAAATATTACAGATTTAGACAATAATCCGGTTTTCAAATGGATGATGTCGAACGCCCAATGCAAGACGTTGCCGAAAAACCTACTGAAACTTACGAAAGTGAACGAGGATAAAACATCCGGATCCCGCATCGATGGAGTAATTACAAGCGTGATGGCCGTCTCCCTTGCCGCTGGAAATATGCCGGAAGAAACGAGCGCAAAGACCATTATCAATTTTGATTCGCTGATGTTCTGA
- a CDS encoding helix-turn-helix domain-containing protein, translating into MNFWNRTKVEVEKQNTTFRWIAEKLGIPETTISGWRKQDILPRADIAVEIAGLFGVSVEYLVTGADRQVKVLRDSEKEIINFMHDLSEDDIEVLLCTVKALGKRKAIDLSTQTAG; encoded by the coding sequence ATGAACTTTTGGAATCGCACAAAAGTTGAAGTTGAAAAACAGAACACAACTTTTAGATGGATAGCTGAGAAACTCGGAATACCGGAAACGACAATCTCCGGATGGCGTAAACAAGATATCTTGCCACGCGCAGATATTGCTGTAGAAATTGCTGGTTTATTCGGTGTTTCAGTTGAATACCTGGTTACTGGCGCAGATCGACAGGTAAAAGTATTAAGAGATAGCGAAAAAGAAATTATTAATTTTATGCATGACCTTTCCGAAGATGATATAGAAGTTCTTCTCTGTACTGTAAAGGCCCTTGGAAAAAGAAAAGCTATTGATCTTTCAACCCAAACGGCTGGGTAA